The genomic interval TGATTTACAGGAGAAAGTCAATCCTTATCTGCGGCCTCTGTACGATGCCCTCTACGACATGATGGATACGGAGAGAGCCAATCGGCTGATAGAAAAAGACGTGATCGAAATCGCTCCTCTGGCTTATATGCGGGGAAGGACTTTGAACGATGCCTTCGCTATTTTGGATGAGGCACAGAACACCACTTCCGAGCAGATGAAAATGTTTCTGACCCGTTTGGGTTTTGGGTCAAAGGCTGTAATTACCGGCGATGTGACCCAGATTGATCTGCCGTCTGACCGACCTTCAGGATTAGTTGAAGTCCAGTCTATTTTAAGAAAAGTTCAGGGGATCCGGTTTATTTACTTTTCCGAGCTTGATGTCGTTCGGCATAGTCTGGTCCAGAAAATTATTAAGGCCTATGAGAATTACGAACAGCATGAGGAAAATTCCAGGCAGAAAGCTGGTAAGGAACCTGCTCTCAAAAGGAAAAAATGTTTAACCGATGGAGAAAAGGAGCCACCAAGGCTGTAAGTGGCAAAAGGATCCTCTTAAAAGATAAAAAATCCTCATCATCGAGAGCTTACGCTTATTTTATTGCCCAGGTTATCGGCCTGTGGCTGGGGACGACTTTTATCCTGACGTATCTGATCCTTCCTATCGTCAGCGTGCCGATCGTCCCCATGCAGGTTGGCGATATCAGTCCGCACGACATTAAAGCGCCCAAGGATTTCCAGGTCGAGGACAGGGCTACGACCATAAAACGGCAGAATGATGCCGAAGCCAGGATTCTGGCCATCTATGATTATGACGGACGGCTGCTGGCAGACATTGACCAGAAACTGCACCGTGCCTTTGACCTGCTGAGGGAGGTCGCCCCATCGGGAAACAAGCCGCCGGATGAACAAGGGGAAAAGGAAGGCGAAGCAGCGCCAGAGTCCGATCAGGAAGGAACACCTTTTTCTCAATCCCCGATCGAAGATCAATGGGAATACTTCAAGGATGAGACCTACCTTGCCCTGCCACTCGAAGACTTCAAACACCTGGTGCATTATCCGGAGAAAGATCAACTGAAAGACACCATCAGCAGTCTCATGAATAAAATCATGCACATGGGTGTTGTGGGAAGCCTGAATTTTCCCTTGGAGGAAGAAAAAAAGGGTTTTATCAAGAGAAATATCCTCACCGGCCAGGAGATGATCATCAAGGACACGAGTGAAATATTCGATGAGCAGGGGGCCAAAGAGTATGCTCAAAAAGCGGCCAAGTCCCTTTTCCCCCAGGATCATAAAACCTCCCGGCTGGTAGCGGAAATCCTGAAGGGGCTGATTTATCCCAACATGACACTTAATCTGAGCGAGACCCGGCTGCGAAAGATCCAGGCGATTGAGAGTGTAAAGCCGTCATTTTTCCAGATAAAAAAGGGAGAGATGATCGTCCGGGAAGGGGAAAAGATCACGGAAAGCCAGGTTGCCAAGATTAACGAGCTGATCCGGATTATGGAGCAGGAAAATGTTTTCCTCTCCTTTTTCGGAATGGCCATGATCACCCTTTTGACTCTGCTGATGGTGTTTCTTTTCATCTATCGCTATCATCCGCCCATGACCAAAAATATCAAGGACCTGGTATTGATCGCTCTGATAATCCTGGTAACCATTTTTTTCAACAAGATGTTTGTCTACGTAGCCAACGGCCTGTCGGCTACGGTATCACAAATAGAGCATTCCTCCTATCTTTACGCTTTCCCGTTTGCCGCTGCGGCCATGCTGGCAGCCATTTTGCTTGATACCCAGATAGCGGTGATGATCGCGGTTGTTACAGCCATTTTTTCCAGTCTGCTGCTCGGGAAAAATTTCTATTTCTTTTTAGTCGCCTTCTTCGGGAGTATGGGAGCGATCTACGGTTTGTTGTATAAGGCTCATCGAACCGCTGTTGTCCGCGGAGGAGCTATGGTCAGCCTCGTTAACCTGGCGGTAATCATTCCCCTTGACCTGACCAGAGGAATTTTGGTGAGCTCTCAGGGAATTTTCGATTGCATCTTTGGGATTGTGGGAGGACTGGCTTCAGCAACTTTAGTTTCAGCCCTGCTGCCGATTTTTGAATCGCTCTTTAAATTGACCACCGACATCAAACTGCTGGAGCTGCTGAATATGAATCAGCCGATCCTGCGCCGCCTGGCCATGGAAGCACCGGGAACCTATCACCACAGTATCGTGGTCGGTAACCTCGCCGAGGCAGCCTGCGAAGCCATAGGAGCCAATTCGCTTCTGGCCCGTGTGGCTTCCAATTACCACGATATCGGCAAAGTTAAAAAGCCCCGGTATTTTGTTGAAAATCAGATGAATTTTAAAAACGAACATGAACGGCTGGCTCCCAGCATGAGCGGATTGATTTTAATCTCCCACGTGAGGGATGGTGTTGAACTGGCCAGGCAGAATAAAATCAGCCCAGCTATTATAGATATCATCAGTCAGCACCATGGAACCAGTCTCATCAAGTTTTTCTACAAGAAGGCCAAAGATCAGGAAGAGCAAAAGCTCCAGGTGATTAAGGAGGAGGATTACCGATATCCGGGGCCCAAGCCTCAAACCAAGGAGGCGGGAATCGTCATGCTGGCTGATGTGGTGGAAGCTGCCTCAAGGACATTGACTGATCCGAGCCCCTCCCGGATCCGGGGGCTGATCCTGACCATTATCAACCATGTGTTCCAGGATGGTCAGTTAGATGAGTGTGAGCTGACCTTGAAGGATCTTAACCAGATCGCAGGCAGCTTTAACCGGATTCTGACGGGAATTTTTCACCAGAGGATTGCTTATCCTCATATTCAGCCGGGATCGGGTGAGGGGAAAAAGGAAAAAAGTGGAGATTCAACTCAGAAATCAACAAAAGATAGTAAAAATAAGCCTTCCCTTGTGGAGGAAGGCGGTACGGAAAATCTTAAACGCCTTGGGATTTCAAACCAAGGAGGTGAGTATTACATTCGTAACCGATAAGGCCATCAGGGAACTGAACCGGCAATACCGGGGCATTGATTCAGCAACTGATGTCCTGGCCTTCTCGATGCGCGAGGGAGAATTTCCGGAGATTAATCCTGATCTCCTCGGAGACGTGATTATCTCGGTGGAGACTGCTCAAAGACAATCCATCGAGGCAGGGCATCCGCTGGAGCAGGAAACAGGAATTTTGCTGATTCACGGCCTTCTGCACCTGGCTGGCTATGACCATATGGCTGAAGAAGAGGCCATCCGTATGAGAGAAAAAGAGCAGGAGCTTTGGCAGTGTATTCAAACCGAGTTACATGAACATGCTTTCCGATCGCCCGGATGATACGTTAATCGAAAAGCTCAATTACGCCATTGAGGGGATAATCTACTCGGTCAGAACGCAGAAGAACCTGCGTTTTCACCTGGGAGCCGCCGCCCTGGTGTTACTGGCGAGTGCCATTTTGCCTATTTCCAAAGAAGAGATGCTCATTGTGGTGCTCATCATTTCTCTGGTGCTGATAGCAGAGGTATTCAATACAGCCATTGAAGAGATGGTGAACATGATCAGCCCGCATCCCAATGCTCAGGCGAAAATTACCAAAGACATTGCGGCAGGTGCTGTACTGCTGTCGGCTGTGGGAGCCGTAGCTGTCGGCAGCCTGATTTTTATCCCCTATCTTATTTCCCCTGCCTTCACGGCAGTGGGATTTTTTCACCGCCTGAGTGAAGGCACACTGGCTGCCTATACTATCCTTTTTACCCTTCTGGTGGTTATCATCCTTATTGTCATCAGCAAGGCCAAATTCGGGCGGGGTGAGCCCCTGCATGGCGGCATGCCCAGCGGGCATTCCGCTGTGGCCTTCTCGATCGTGACAGCCATAGCCTTTTTGACCAGTAACCCGATCATTATTATGCTGGCTTTCGGCCTGGCCATCATGGTGAGCCACAGCAGACTTCTCCTGAAGATTCATACCCGCCAGGAGGTAATTGTCGGGGCAATCCTGGGCGGGCTGGTTACGGCCGGCATTTTTATCCTTTTTCGCTGTTGCTTTTAAAAGGGAGGAGGTAAAATACTGTTTGCAGTTACAGGAAAATATTTTTTAAGGGAAAGGTATGGAAAAAATAGATAATGCCCCCCCTCCTGAGCAGGAAGAAAGCCTGAGGGAGAGGCTTGGCCTGAAACTCCGGGAGATTTTGGCTCGCCTTTGTTTTGGAGGGGAAAGAACCGCCATCCAGAGCGAAGAAGAGCTCAGACAGTTAATAGATGATGGGGAAAAGCGGGGAGTGATTGAGGAGGAGGAACATGAGATGTTCCGGAGTATCCTCAAATTCGGAGATACCATTGCCCGTGAAGTCATGGTCCCCAGAATAGAAATGCTCTGCATCCGCCAGGATGCCACCTTCGACCAGGTGATAGATTTTATCAATGAAGATGGACATTCCCGGATTCCGGTTTATAAAGATACTATCGATAATATTGTGGGGGTATTATACGCAAAGGATCTTCTGCGCCTGCTCCATAGTCTCGGGCGGGAACGATTCATAGCTGCTGACATTATGCGGCCCCCTTTCTTCATCCCCGAGACAAAAAAAATCAGTGAGCTGCTGCGGGAGTTTCAGCACAAGAAAGTCCATCTGGCCATTGTGGTGGATGAATATGGCGGAACTGCGGGGCTGGTGACCATCGAAGACCTGCTGGAAGAGTTGGTCGGTGAGATCGAAGATGAATACGATATCGAAGAAGAACAGATGCTGGTGGTGGATGAACAGGACAGGCAGGCTGTTTCCGCCGATGGCCGTCTGGGGATAGACGAATTGGAGGAATATTTCCAAATCCCCTTGAAAGAGGACGATTATGAGACGGTAGGCGGGCTGATATTTGCACTCCTGGAAAGGATCCCTCGCCAGGGGGAACAGATTACCTAT from bacterium carries:
- a CDS encoding HDIG domain-containing metalloprotein — protein: MFNRWRKGATKAVSGKRILLKDKKSSSSRAYAYFIAQVIGLWLGTTFILTYLILPIVSVPIVPMQVGDISPHDIKAPKDFQVEDRATTIKRQNDAEARILAIYDYDGRLLADIDQKLHRAFDLLREVAPSGNKPPDEQGEKEGEAAPESDQEGTPFSQSPIEDQWEYFKDETYLALPLEDFKHLVHYPEKDQLKDTISSLMNKIMHMGVVGSLNFPLEEEKKGFIKRNILTGQEMIIKDTSEIFDEQGAKEYAQKAAKSLFPQDHKTSRLVAEILKGLIYPNMTLNLSETRLRKIQAIESVKPSFFQIKKGEMIVREGEKITESQVAKINELIRIMEQENVFLSFFGMAMITLLTLLMVFLFIYRYHPPMTKNIKDLVLIALIILVTIFFNKMFVYVANGLSATVSQIEHSSYLYAFPFAAAAMLAAILLDTQIAVMIAVVTAIFSSLLLGKNFYFFLVAFFGSMGAIYGLLYKAHRTAVVRGGAMVSLVNLAVIIPLDLTRGILVSSQGIFDCIFGIVGGLASATLVSALLPIFESLFKLTTDIKLLELLNMNQPILRRLAMEAPGTYHHSIVVGNLAEAACEAIGANSLLARVASNYHDIGKVKKPRYFVENQMNFKNEHERLAPSMSGLILISHVRDGVELARQNKISPAIIDIISQHHGTSLIKFFYKKAKDQEEQKLQVIKEEDYRYPGPKPQTKEAGIVMLADVVEAASRTLTDPSPSRIRGLILTIINHVFQDGQLDECELTLKDLNQIAGSFNRILTGIFHQRIAYPHIQPGSGEGKKEKSGDSTQKSTKDSKNKPSLVEEGGTENLKRLGISNQGGEYYIRNR
- the ybeY gene encoding rRNA maturation RNase YbeY translates to MSITFVTDKAIRELNRQYRGIDSATDVLAFSMREGEFPEINPDLLGDVIISVETAQRQSIEAGHPLEQETGILLIHGLLHLAGYDHMAEEEAIRMREKEQELWQCIQTELHEHAFRSPG
- a CDS encoding diacylglycerol kinase gives rise to the protein MNMLSDRPDDTLIEKLNYAIEGIIYSVRTQKNLRFHLGAAALVLLASAILPISKEEMLIVVLIISLVLIAEVFNTAIEEMVNMISPHPNAQAKITKDIAAGAVLLSAVGAVAVGSLIFIPYLISPAFTAVGFFHRLSEGTLAAYTILFTLLVVIILIVISKAKFGRGEPLHGGMPSGHSAVAFSIVTAIAFLTSNPIIIMLAFGLAIMVSHSRLLLKIHTRQEVIVGAILGGLVTAGIFILFRCCF
- a CDS encoding hemolysin family protein, translated to MEKIDNAPPPEQEESLRERLGLKLREILARLCFGGERTAIQSEEELRQLIDDGEKRGVIEEEEHEMFRSILKFGDTIAREVMVPRIEMLCIRQDATFDQVIDFINEDGHSRIPVYKDTIDNIVGVLYAKDLLRLLHSLGRERFIAADIMRPPFFIPETKKISELLREFQHKKVHLAIVVDEYGGTAGLVTIEDLLEELVGEIEDEYDIEEEQMLVVDEQDRQAVSADGRLGIDELEEYFQIPLKEDDYETVGGLIFALLERIPRQGEQITYKGLQFTVEKVDERRIHRVKIVRVDMGTSAEDSLSSPEGERS